In Streptomyces sp. TS71-3, the following proteins share a genomic window:
- a CDS encoding SRPBCC family protein, with product MVDVRNGAVTERAGAAGGSGITQAPHPDGVTGARVTVELEVAAGAHRFWDVISDVSRIGEFSPECVGASWLDEAAPGPRQGASFRATNRFADGHTVEVPCVVTEAERSAVFAWAVLDRSGDPAAPGSVWRYELRPGSAPGTTLVRHTFEHGPGDTGARRSPETFQERLGQLHDHMSRTLTAMAAAAV from the coding sequence GTGGTGGACGTACGAAACGGTGCCGTGACGGAGCGTGCCGGGGCGGCCGGCGGGAGCGGAATCACGCAGGCCCCGCACCCGGACGGTGTCACCGGGGCGCGGGTCACCGTCGAGTTGGAGGTGGCCGCCGGGGCGCACCGCTTCTGGGACGTGATCTCGGACGTGTCCCGGATCGGCGAGTTCAGCCCCGAATGCGTCGGCGCCTCCTGGCTGGACGAAGCGGCGCCCGGCCCGCGTCAGGGCGCGTCCTTCCGTGCCACCAACCGCTTCGCGGACGGTCACACGGTGGAGGTGCCCTGCGTCGTGACGGAGGCCGAGCGGTCGGCCGTGTTCGCCTGGGCGGTGCTCGACCGGTCCGGTGACCCCGCCGCCCCGGGTTCGGTGTGGCGCTACGAACTGCGGCCTGGCAGCGCGCCCGGGACCACGCTGGTGCGGCACACCTTCGAGCACGGCCCCGGCGACACGGGCGCACGGCGCAGCCCGGAGACGTTCCAGGAGCGTCTGGGGCAGCTCCACGACCACATGTCGCGCACACTGACCGCGATGGCCGCCGCGGCCGTCTGA
- a CDS encoding response regulator transcription factor: MTIRVLIADDQMMVREGFSVLLNAMPDIEVAGEAVNGREAVERVRTLEPDVVLMDIRMPELNGIEATREIVAANAEAKVLVLTTFDLDEYVYQALRAGASGFLLKDASAQQLADGVRVVASGEALLAPSVTRRLISEFSRLTEAPRLPVTGQGAYGELTDRETEVLVLIAQGLSNSEIAERLVVAESTIKTHVSRILVKLGLRDRTQAAVFAYEARLVVPG, from the coding sequence GTGACCATCCGGGTGCTGATCGCCGACGACCAGATGATGGTCCGCGAGGGCTTCTCGGTCCTCCTGAACGCCATGCCGGACATCGAGGTCGCCGGCGAGGCGGTGAACGGCCGCGAGGCCGTGGAGCGGGTGCGCACCCTCGAACCGGACGTCGTGCTGATGGACATCCGGATGCCCGAGCTGAACGGCATAGAGGCCACCCGCGAGATCGTCGCGGCGAACGCCGAGGCGAAGGTGCTCGTGCTGACCACCTTCGACCTGGACGAGTACGTCTACCAGGCGCTGCGCGCGGGCGCGTCCGGCTTCCTGCTGAAGGACGCCTCGGCGCAGCAGCTCGCCGACGGGGTGCGGGTCGTGGCGTCCGGCGAGGCGCTGCTCGCGCCGAGCGTGACACGTCGGCTGATCAGCGAGTTCTCCCGCCTCACCGAGGCGCCGCGGCTGCCGGTCACCGGGCAGGGCGCGTACGGGGAGCTGACCGACCGGGAGACCGAGGTGCTGGTGCTGATCGCGCAGGGCCTGTCCAACAGCGAGATCGCGGAACGGCTGGTGGTCGCCGAGTCCACGATCAAGACCCACGTCAGCCGGATCCTGGTCAAGCTGGGGCTCCGGGACCGCACGCAGGCGGCGGTCTTCGCGTACGAGGCGCGGTTGGTGGTGCCGGGCTGA
- a CDS encoding sensor histidine kinase: protein MSESHAPHPADPTRPDPRRTPHGEAGAGAPPGSRLPHTPEYRFAVQALRGLRQDLVEDAGAYRPLPPAKGGRRRMRWLPGRLRSRMVWARHAVVVAAALIVLLIGYATGTTPYGGADALGVLDGLVPMAAVLLTLIRPVAAFWVSLASSPVLCVLVTGWGGASDAPWLPGGFAGHLVVLTVVALRTGPRAAGWMWALTAVYGVLGSVVLDQGMGSDAPAMLVVSAVVLLCVAVRHIRRAAQQEVTAERHVSAAERSRRTLLEERTTIARELHDVVAHHMSVVAIQAEAAPYRVENPPPELTQAFSTIRENAVAALTELRRLLGVVRAEDYQAPDAPQPTLADLDTLLANVREAGLDVTKTVTGAVRELPPGVELSAYRFVQEALSNVLRHAPGARASVEIGHVLGGLGLRIVNGPATEPAKPSHGAGHGVTGMRERVTMLGGEMTAGPTADGGYEVAAFLPVEPVHEAGGAPVAATGSGAGMGTATGMGTGKSVGLVKDAGATKDLGTVRRPGPGPGTGTGAEGEPA, encoded by the coding sequence ATGAGCGAGAGCCACGCACCGCACCCGGCGGACCCCACGCGCCCGGACCCGCGCCGTACGCCGCACGGCGAGGCGGGCGCCGGTGCGCCGCCCGGGTCCCGACTGCCCCACACTCCCGAGTACCGGTTCGCCGTGCAGGCCCTGCGCGGGCTGCGGCAGGACCTGGTGGAGGACGCCGGGGCCTACCGGCCGCTGCCGCCCGCGAAAGGCGGGCGACGACGGATGCGGTGGCTGCCCGGACGGCTGCGGAGCCGGATGGTGTGGGCGCGGCACGCCGTGGTGGTGGCCGCGGCGCTGATCGTGCTGCTCATCGGGTACGCCACCGGCACCACCCCGTACGGCGGCGCCGACGCCCTCGGCGTGCTGGACGGCCTCGTTCCGATGGCGGCCGTGCTGCTCACCCTGATACGTCCGGTGGCCGCCTTCTGGGTCTCGCTCGCCTCGTCCCCGGTGCTCTGCGTGCTGGTCACGGGCTGGGGCGGCGCGAGCGACGCACCCTGGCTGCCCGGCGGGTTCGCGGGCCACCTCGTCGTGCTCACGGTGGTGGCGCTGCGCACGGGGCCGCGGGCCGCCGGCTGGATGTGGGCGCTGACCGCGGTGTACGGGGTGCTGGGCTCGGTCGTGCTGGACCAGGGGATGGGCTCCGACGCCCCGGCGATGCTGGTGGTCTCGGCGGTCGTGCTGCTCTGCGTCGCCGTGCGGCACATCCGCCGCGCCGCACAGCAGGAGGTCACGGCGGAACGCCACGTGAGCGCCGCCGAGCGGTCCCGCCGCACGCTGCTGGAGGAGCGCACCACCATCGCCCGCGAACTGCACGACGTGGTCGCCCACCACATGTCCGTCGTGGCGATCCAGGCGGAGGCCGCCCCGTACCGGGTGGAGAACCCGCCGCCGGAGCTCACGCAGGCGTTCTCGACCATCCGGGAGAACGCGGTCGCCGCGCTCACCGAGCTGCGCCGCCTGCTGGGCGTGGTGCGCGCCGAGGACTACCAGGCGCCGGACGCCCCTCAGCCCACGCTCGCCGATCTGGACACGCTGCTCGCCAACGTCCGCGAGGCCGGTCTCGACGTGACGAAGACGGTGACCGGCGCGGTCCGCGAGCTGCCGCCGGGGGTCGAGCTGTCGGCGTACCGGTTCGTGCAGGAGGCGCTCAGCAACGTGCTGCGGCACGCCCCCGGGGCGAGGGCGTCGGTGGAGATCGGCCATGTGCTGGGCGGGCTGGGTCTGCGGATCGTGAACGGTCCGGCCACCGAGCCGGCCAAGCCGTCGCACGGCGCAGGGCACGGCGTCACCGGGATGCGCGAGCGCGTGACGATGCTCGGCGGCGAGATGACGGCGGGGCCGACGGCCGACGGAGGGTACGAGGTGGCGGCGTTCCTGCCGGTGGAGCCGGTCCACGAGGCCGGTGGCGCACCGGTCGCGGCTACGGGTTCGGGTGCAGGGATGGGGACGGCGACCGGGATGGGGACGGGGAAGAGCGTGGGGTTGGTGAAGGACGCGGGTGCGACGAAGGACCTGGGCACGGTCAGGCGCCCCGGCCCCGGCCCCGGCACCGGCACGGGCGCGGAAGGGGAGCCGGCGTGA
- a CDS encoding DJ-1/PfpI family protein, with protein MTVKILLVTGDAAESLEVMYPYQRLSEEGYEVVIAAPARKKLRFVVHDFEDGFDTYTEKPGYTWPADAAFEEVDPEEYAALVIPGGRAPEYLRGDANLKRIVEHFFTAGKPVAQICHGPQITAAAGVLSGRRTSAYPALEPDVRIAGAQFEDGDAVVDGMLVSARAWPDHPGWMRAFVDVLRKVAPAS; from the coding sequence ATGACCGTGAAGATCCTTCTGGTGACCGGGGACGCGGCCGAGTCCCTGGAAGTGATGTACCCCTACCAGCGGCTGTCCGAGGAGGGCTACGAGGTGGTGATCGCGGCGCCGGCCCGTAAGAAACTCCGGTTCGTGGTGCACGACTTCGAGGACGGCTTCGACACGTACACGGAGAAGCCCGGCTACACCTGGCCGGCCGACGCGGCCTTCGAGGAGGTCGATCCCGAGGAGTACGCGGCCCTGGTCATCCCGGGCGGCCGGGCCCCGGAGTACCTGCGGGGCGACGCGAACCTCAAGCGGATCGTCGAGCACTTCTTCACCGCGGGCAAGCCCGTCGCCCAGATCTGCCACGGCCCGCAGATCACCGCGGCGGCCGGAGTGCTCTCGGGCCGCCGGACGTCCGCCTACCCCGCGCTCGAACCGGACGTGCGGATCGCCGGCGCGCAGTTCGAGGACGGTGACGCCGTGGTCGACGGCATGCTGGTGTCCGCCCGGGCCTGGCCGGACCACCCGGGCTGGATGCGGGCGTTCGTCGACGTGCTGCGGAAGGTGGCGCCGGCCTCCTGA
- a CDS encoding S9 family peptidase — translation MPDDAVAPDTGAPEGTSRRAAEEESAFAHAAVPPDSTAAYGDHPDQIIDFYAPREGARSDSGPAPLVVVLHGGSWRASYDRTHLSPFADFLAQRGFAVANVEYRRGADGPGQDGAGGDGLAPAGRWPDTFDDVAAALDALPALAEQALPAAGPRRTVVTGHSAGGQLALWAAARHVLPKDALWRTDEPAQFRGVVALAPIADFELAGRLGVCSGAAEQFLGGPALAAERLAYADPVTLLPTGIATTVVQGRADDVVPAELAESYAEAAALAGELVGLTVLEDVGHYPLIDPAADACAVVAEEIAQLAW, via the coding sequence ACCTCCCGCCGCGCGGCCGAGGAAGAGTCGGCCTTCGCGCACGCGGCCGTGCCCCCGGACAGCACCGCCGCGTACGGCGACCATCCCGACCAGATCATCGACTTCTACGCGCCCCGCGAGGGCGCCCGGAGCGATAGCGGGCCCGCGCCGCTCGTCGTGGTGCTGCACGGCGGCTCCTGGCGCGCGTCGTACGACCGCACGCACCTCTCGCCGTTCGCCGACTTCCTCGCGCAGCGCGGTTTCGCGGTGGCCAACGTCGAGTACCGGCGCGGCGCGGACGGTCCCGGGCAGGACGGTGCCGGAGGCGACGGTCTCGCGCCCGCGGGGCGCTGGCCGGACACGTTCGACGACGTCGCCGCCGCCCTCGACGCGCTGCCGGCGCTGGCCGAGCAGGCACTGCCGGCCGCCGGCCCGCGGCGCACCGTCGTCACCGGCCACTCCGCGGGCGGCCAGCTCGCGTTGTGGGCCGCCGCCCGCCATGTGCTGCCGAAGGACGCACTCTGGCGTACCGACGAGCCCGCGCAGTTCCGTGGCGTGGTCGCGCTCGCGCCGATCGCGGACTTCGAGCTTGCGGGCCGGCTCGGGGTCTGCTCGGGCGCCGCGGAACAGTTCCTCGGCGGCCCGGCACTCGCCGCGGAACGGCTGGCGTACGCGGATCCGGTCACGTTGCTGCCCACCGGCATCGCCACCACGGTGGTGCAGGGCCGCGCGGACGACGTCGTGCCGGCGGAGCTCGCCGAGTCGTACGCGGAGGCCGCAGCCCTGGCCGGCGAACTGGTCGGGCTGACGGTCCTGGAGGACGTGGGCCACTACCCGCTGATCGACCCGGCCGCGGACGCGTGCGCGGTGGTGGCGGAGGAGATCGCACAGCTCGCCTGGTGA